From a single Micromonospora pallida genomic region:
- a CDS encoding DUF4230 domain-containing protein — MSGKGDVNQPTREFPEFPASTSSTEPAPAVGTEEPADAGRRGLSRGLILVLGAAALAVVVLLGTQVTGLWPSWRNPFAEETTDRSQPPLLKSIQDLSRYVAAEGNFQVVVDLESDRKYVPDFLVNERTLFVGAGSVEAYVDFSKIGEGAVKQSADGKSVEIVLPAPQLGDTNLDIEKSYVFAEKRGLLNRLGDVFANDPNRQREVYRLAEERITAAARDSGLAARAEANTRKMLEGLLRSLGYQTVTVTYAAP; from the coding sequence ATGTCCGGTAAGGGCGATGTCAACCAGCCCACGCGTGAGTTCCCGGAGTTTCCGGCCAGCACGTCGTCAACGGAGCCGGCGCCGGCCGTCGGGACCGAAGAGCCCGCCGACGCCGGTCGCCGGGGCCTGTCGCGCGGGCTGATCCTGGTGCTGGGGGCCGCCGCGCTGGCCGTGGTGGTCCTGCTCGGCACCCAGGTGACCGGCCTCTGGCCGAGCTGGCGCAACCCGTTCGCCGAGGAGACGACCGACCGTTCCCAGCCGCCCCTGCTGAAGTCGATCCAGGACCTCAGCCGGTACGTGGCCGCCGAGGGCAACTTCCAGGTCGTCGTCGACCTGGAGTCCGACCGGAAGTACGTCCCAGACTTCCTGGTCAACGAGCGCACCCTCTTCGTCGGCGCGGGCAGCGTCGAGGCGTACGTCGACTTCTCGAAGATCGGTGAGGGGGCGGTGAAGCAGTCGGCCGACGGAAAGTCCGTGGAGATCGTCCTGCCTGCTCCGCAGCTCGGCGACACGAACCTCGACATCGAGAAGAGCTACGTCTTCGCCGAGAAGCGCGGCCTGCTCAACCGGCTCGGGGACGTCTTCGCCAACGACCCGAACCGACAGCGGGAGGTCTACCGTCTCGCCGAGGAGCGGATCACCGCCGCCGCCCGGGACAGTGGGCTCGCCGCCCGCGCCGAGGCAAACACCCGCAAGATGCTGGAGGGGTTGCTCCGTTCGCTCGGCTACCAGACGGTCACCGTCACCTACGCCGCGCCCTGA
- a CDS encoding MarR family winged helix-turn-helix transcriptional regulator produces MTEPPWLDEQESRMWRAYLRMHRVVEVAVDRQLSEAGISRPDYEVLALLSEAEGRTLRVRNLAIWLGWDRSRIAHQLRRMEQRGLITRFECSADARGTMVRLTDQGYAAVAAAAPGHVETIRDVLVDQLDQDEIAQLTAIAERVVAAAGWCQLPHPGPAQSC; encoded by the coding sequence ATGACCGAGCCGCCCTGGCTGGACGAGCAGGAGAGCCGCATGTGGCGGGCCTACCTGCGGATGCATCGCGTCGTGGAGGTCGCCGTCGACCGCCAGCTCAGTGAAGCCGGCATCTCCCGTCCCGACTACGAGGTGCTGGCGCTGCTCTCCGAAGCCGAAGGGCGGACCCTACGCGTGCGGAACCTGGCCATCTGGCTCGGGTGGGACCGTAGCCGCATCGCCCACCAGCTACGCCGCATGGAACAACGAGGGCTGATCACCCGCTTCGAATGCTCCGCCGACGCCCGCGGCACCATGGTCCGACTGACCGACCAGGGTTACGCCGCGGTCGCCGCAGCCGCGCCGGGCCACGTCGAAACCATCCGCGACGTCCTCGTCGACCAGCTCGACCAGGACGAGATCGCCCAGTTGACCGCCATCGCCGAACGGGTTGTGGCCGCCGCTGGCTGGTGCCAGCTACCCCACCCCGGGCCCGCCCAGAGCTGCTGA
- a CDS encoding FMN-dependent NADH-azoreductase, with translation MSLFRLDASIRVEGSHSREIADIVEDEWRAAHPDDTIVRRHLGTEPLPSTTWADAVTAGYLPAEKRTAEQQAAVALAAQLTDELAAADALLFAVPLYNFGVSQHFKTWVDTVITDPRMGPGATPLLAGKPAVLVTVRGGAYGSGTPREGWDHATPWMRRILADVWQLDLKVVEAEFTLVGVNPALDEFKDLAAQLRTQAEDLARSHGRALR, from the coding sequence ATGTCGTTGTTCCGGCTCGACGCGAGCATCCGGGTAGAGGGTTCGCACAGCCGCGAGATCGCCGACATCGTGGAAGACGAGTGGCGCGCCGCACACCCGGACGACACGATCGTGCGCCGCCATCTCGGCACCGAGCCGCTGCCCTCGACGACCTGGGCCGACGCGGTGACGGCCGGCTACCTCCCGGCGGAGAAGCGCACGGCCGAGCAGCAGGCGGCGGTGGCGCTGGCGGCACAGCTCACCGACGAGCTGGCCGCCGCTGACGCGTTGCTGTTCGCGGTCCCGCTCTACAACTTCGGTGTCTCCCAGCACTTCAAGACCTGGGTCGACACGGTGATCACCGACCCGCGCATGGGCCCTGGCGCCACGCCGCTCCTCGCCGGCAAGCCGGCCGTGCTGGTCACGGTGCGCGGGGGTGCCTACGGAAGCGGAACTCCCCGGGAGGGCTGGGACCACGCCACCCCGTGGATGCGCCGCATCCTCGCCGACGTGTGGCAGCTCGACCTGAAGGTGGTCGAGGCCGAGTTCACCCTCGTCGGAGTCAACCCCGCCCTGGACGAGTTCAAGGACCTGGCCGCCCAGTTGCGTACCCAGGCCGAGGACCTGGCCCGCTCGCACGGCCGCGCCCTGCGCTGA
- a CDS encoding acyl-CoA dehydrogenase family protein, whose translation MTTPSIDLLDLDSSLGEEDRQIRAVVRRLVDDRVRPYVAEWYERGEVPARELAREFGKLGLLGMHLTGYGCAGSTAVAYGLACLELEAGDSGVRSLVSVQGSLAMYAIWRYGSEEQKQRWLPPMATGEAIGCFGLTEPDHGSDPASMATRARRAGDDWVLNGGKMWITNAPVADVAVIWARTEEGVRGFAVPMDTPGVTTREIRRKMSLRASVTGEISLDDVRLPADALLPEAAGLKAPLSCLTEARYGIVWGALGAARECLETTLRYATTRTQFGRPIAGFQLTQAKLADMAVEWQKGYLLALHLGRLADAGGLRPEQVSVGKLNNVREALAIARQCRTILGANGVSGEYPVMRHGDNLESVLTYEGTSEIHQLIVGQKLTGIAAFT comes from the coding sequence ATGACCACGCCCTCCATCGACCTGCTCGACCTGGACTCGTCGCTCGGCGAGGAGGACCGGCAGATCCGCGCCGTCGTGCGCCGGCTGGTCGACGACCGGGTACGCCCGTACGTCGCCGAGTGGTACGAGCGCGGCGAGGTGCCCGCCCGCGAACTGGCCCGGGAGTTCGGCAAGCTCGGCCTGCTCGGCATGCACCTGACCGGGTACGGCTGCGCCGGCTCCACGGCCGTGGCGTACGGCCTGGCCTGCCTGGAGCTGGAGGCCGGCGACTCGGGCGTCCGGTCCCTGGTGTCGGTGCAGGGCTCGCTGGCCATGTACGCCATCTGGCGCTACGGCAGCGAGGAGCAGAAGCAGCGTTGGCTGCCCCCGATGGCGACCGGCGAGGCGATCGGCTGCTTCGGGCTGACCGAGCCGGACCACGGCTCCGACCCGGCGTCGATGGCGACCCGGGCCCGCCGGGCCGGCGACGACTGGGTGCTCAACGGCGGCAAGATGTGGATCACCAACGCGCCGGTCGCCGACGTGGCGGTGATCTGGGCCCGCACCGAGGAGGGCGTGCGCGGGTTCGCCGTACCGATGGACACGCCCGGGGTGACCACCCGGGAGATCCGGCGGAAGATGTCGCTGCGTGCCTCGGTGACCGGGGAGATCTCGCTCGACGACGTCCGGCTCCCGGCGGACGCCCTGCTGCCCGAGGCGGCCGGGTTGAAGGCCCCGCTGAGCTGCCTCACCGAGGCCCGGTACGGCATCGTCTGGGGCGCGCTCGGCGCGGCCCGCGAGTGCCTGGAGACGACCCTTCGGTACGCGACCACCCGTACCCAGTTCGGCCGCCCGATCGCCGGTTTCCAGCTCACCCAGGCCAAGCTCGCCGACATGGCGGTGGAGTGGCAGAAGGGGTACCTGCTCGCCCTGCACCTCGGCCGGCTGGCCGACGCGGGCGGGCTGCGCCCGGAGCAGGTCAGCGTCGGCAAGCTGAACAACGTCCGGGAGGCGCTGGCCATCGCCCGGCAGTGCCGCACGATCCTCGGCGCGAACGGCGTCTCCGGGGAGTACCCGGTGATGCGGCACGGCGACAACCTGGAGAGCGTGCTCACCTACGAGGGCACCTCGGAGATCCACCAGTTGATCGTCGGCCAAAAGCTCACCGGCATCGCCGCCTTCACCTGA
- a CDS encoding type II toxin-antitoxin system VapB family antitoxin yields the protein MIFRAVRDGRPYPEHHLTLKQWAEIPPRPLRLDQLITTKRELALDKLLAEDSTFYGDLFPHVVQWNGGLYLEDGLHRALRAALQQRNQIHARVLVLSGHSE from the coding sequence GTGATCTTCAGAGCGGTCCGGGACGGGCGTCCCTACCCGGAGCACCACCTCACCCTCAAGCAGTGGGCCGAGATCCCGCCGCGTCCGCTCCGCCTCGACCAGCTCATCACCACCAAGCGGGAGTTGGCGCTGGACAAGCTCCTCGCCGAGGACTCCACCTTCTACGGCGATCTCTTCCCGCACGTGGTGCAGTGGAACGGCGGGCTCTACCTGGAGGACGGGCTGCACCGGGCGCTGCGCGCCGCCCTCCAGCAGCGCAACCAGATCCACGCCCGGGTGCTCGTCCTGAGCGGTCACTCCGAGTAG
- a CDS encoding nitroreductase family protein, with translation MEFAEVVRRRRMVRNYDPDRPVPPEVVDRLLDHAVRAPSAGFAQGWGFLVLDDPADRERFWSAATPERGGRDRWLTGMRRAPLIVVPHANRDVYLDRYAEPDKGWTDRAEERWPVPYWYVDTGFAALLMLLTAVDEGLGACFFGIPPERTAAYRAAFEVPAEFTPIGAITIGYRASDQRSPSLRRGRRPVDEVVHRGRWGRVPPTRDIGAAAE, from the coding sequence ATGGAGTTCGCGGAGGTTGTCCGGCGGCGACGGATGGTGCGCAACTACGACCCGGACCGTCCCGTCCCGCCGGAGGTGGTCGACCGGTTGCTCGACCACGCGGTCCGCGCCCCGTCGGCCGGGTTCGCCCAGGGCTGGGGGTTCCTGGTGCTGGACGACCCGGCCGACCGCGAGCGGTTCTGGTCGGCGGCCACCCCGGAGCGGGGCGGCCGGGACCGCTGGCTGACCGGGATGCGGCGGGCCCCGCTGATCGTGGTGCCGCACGCCAACCGGGACGTCTACCTCGACCGGTACGCCGAACCGGACAAGGGTTGGACGGACCGCGCCGAGGAGCGCTGGCCGGTGCCGTACTGGTACGTCGACACCGGGTTCGCGGCGCTGTTGATGCTGCTCACTGCCGTGGACGAGGGCCTGGGCGCGTGCTTCTTCGGCATCCCGCCGGAGCGCACCGCCGCGTACCGGGCGGCGTTCGAGGTTCCGGCCGAGTTCACCCCGATCGGCGCGATCACCATCGGTTACCGGGCGTCGGACCAGCGGTCACCGTCCCTGCGTCGGGGACGTCGTCCGGTGGACGAGGTGGTGCACCGGGGACGTTGGGGACGAGTGCCACCCACTCGTGACATCGGGGCAGCGGCTGAGTAG
- a CDS encoding aldose 1-epimerase family protein encodes MQTTHPQPPSGAQWTIAAAGHQAVIVEVGGGLRAYRRDGVDYVDGYAADEICPGCAGQVLAPWPNRVRDGAYTFDGRSYALPLTEPSRHTAIHGLVNWVPWRLVEQADDAVIVEYELAPQPWYPWRLRLRTRWSVGADGLRAEHEATNLAAEPAPFGLAVHPYLRLPGVPVDDLLMRVPGRKRLVVDGRLLPVGAARVAGTKYDWTTPRPIGDAMLDNTFGDLVREADGGSAVTLAAPDDTDSVRLWADAEFGWWQVFTGDALTGERHRRSVAVEPMTCPPDAFRSGRDLITLAPGQTWRGAWGIRPGA; translated from the coding sequence ATGCAGACCACCCACCCGCAGCCGCCCTCCGGGGCACAGTGGACCATCGCCGCCGCCGGCCACCAGGCCGTCATCGTGGAGGTGGGGGGTGGACTGCGGGCGTACCGCCGGGACGGCGTCGACTACGTCGACGGCTACGCCGCTGACGAGATCTGCCCCGGTTGCGCCGGGCAGGTGCTCGCCCCCTGGCCGAACCGGGTACGGGACGGCGCGTACACGTTCGACGGGCGGTCGTACGCGCTGCCGCTGACCGAGCCGAGCCGGCACACCGCCATCCACGGCCTGGTCAACTGGGTGCCGTGGCGGCTGGTCGAGCAGGCCGACGACGCGGTCATCGTGGAGTACGAGTTGGCCCCGCAGCCCTGGTACCCGTGGCGGCTGCGGCTGCGCACCCGGTGGAGCGTCGGGGCGGACGGGCTGCGTGCCGAGCACGAGGCGACCAACCTCGCCGCCGAGCCGGCCCCGTTCGGCCTCGCCGTGCACCCGTACCTGCGACTGCCCGGAGTGCCGGTGGACGACCTGCTGATGCGGGTGCCGGGGCGCAAGCGGCTGGTGGTGGACGGCCGGCTGCTGCCGGTCGGGGCGGCCCGGGTGGCCGGCACGAAGTACGACTGGACCACGCCGCGCCCGATCGGCGACGCGATGCTGGACAACACCTTCGGTGACCTCGTGCGGGAGGCCGACGGCGGCTCGGCGGTCACCCTCGCCGCCCCGGACGACACGGACTCGGTACGCCTCTGGGCGGACGCGGAGTTTGGCTGGTGGCAGGTCTTCACCGGCGACGCCCTGACCGGCGAGCGGCACCGCCGGTCGGTGGCGGTGGAGCCGATGACGTGCCCACCGGACGCGTTCCGTTCCGGGCGGGACCTGATCACGCTGGCCCCGGGCCAGACCTGGCGGGGCGCCTGGGGCATCCGCCCCGGGGCCTGA
- a CDS encoding MFS transporter, whose product MKAEAGVKEARSGAGRRWAIDLRPLRVPAYRRLWTGNSVAMFGFQFTAVAVPVEMYALTRDSFWVGLIGVAAFLPLLVFGLWGGVIADVRDRRQVLLAGSLLLWAATLGLLVQALLGVRSPVLLLALVAVQSVGFAIASPARSAMLPRLVPLDLVPAASTLNYTTNTAATVTGPMVAGLIFGIWGTDTGLPIAYAADALLLTALIWAARGLPALPPEPDPAGAGPRRRGLTGVVDGFRYLATTPVLLLSFGIDLIAMILAMPRALFPEIAEERFGGGAAVGWLFSAIAIGALLGGLTSGWIGRIRRQGLALVVAVVGWGVAVAAAGLAGNLWLAVGLLAVAGAADLVSAVLRQSMLLVYAPDRMRGRLQGVNTVVVAGGPRLGDLRAGTMAAGLGSGVAWIGGGLAAAVLAVLLAVSFPALVRYRTTSTDDTRQP is encoded by the coding sequence GTGAAGGCTGAGGCCGGGGTTAAGGAGGCCCGGTCGGGTGCCGGGCGGCGCTGGGCGATCGACCTGCGTCCGCTGCGCGTGCCGGCGTACCGGCGGCTCTGGACCGGCAACAGCGTGGCGATGTTCGGCTTCCAGTTCACCGCCGTCGCGGTTCCCGTCGAGATGTACGCCCTGACCCGCGACTCGTTCTGGGTCGGTCTGATCGGGGTGGCCGCGTTCCTGCCGCTGCTGGTCTTCGGGCTCTGGGGCGGGGTGATCGCCGACGTCCGCGACCGCCGCCAGGTGCTGCTCGCCGGCTCGCTGCTGCTCTGGGCGGCCACCCTCGGGCTGCTGGTGCAGGCGCTGCTCGGGGTACGCAGCCCGGTGCTGCTGCTGGCCCTGGTCGCGGTGCAGTCGGTCGGGTTCGCGATCGCCTCGCCGGCGCGCAGCGCGATGCTGCCCCGGCTGGTGCCGCTGGACCTGGTGCCGGCGGCGAGCACCCTGAACTACACCACCAACACCGCGGCCACGGTGACCGGACCCATGGTCGCCGGGTTGATCTTCGGCATCTGGGGCACCGACACCGGCCTGCCGATCGCGTACGCGGCGGACGCCCTGCTGCTCACCGCGCTGATCTGGGCAGCCCGTGGGTTGCCGGCGCTGCCTCCCGAACCGGACCCGGCGGGGGCCGGGCCGCGTCGGCGGGGACTGACCGGCGTGGTGGACGGGTTCCGCTACCTGGCCACCACCCCGGTCCTGCTGCTGTCGTTCGGCATCGACCTGATCGCCATGATCCTCGCCATGCCCCGGGCGCTCTTTCCCGAGATCGCCGAGGAACGTTTCGGCGGTGGCGCGGCGGTCGGCTGGCTGTTCAGCGCGATCGCGATCGGGGCCCTGCTCGGCGGGCTGACCTCCGGCTGGATCGGCCGGATCCGGCGGCAGGGGCTGGCGCTGGTGGTCGCGGTGGTCGGCTGGGGTGTCGCGGTCGCCGCCGCCGGGCTCGCCGGGAACCTCTGGCTGGCCGTCGGGCTGCTCGCCGTGGCCGGTGCCGCCGACCTGGTCAGCGCGGTGCTCCGGCAGTCGATGCTGCTGGTGTACGCGCCGGACCGGATGCGCGGTCGGCTCCAAGGGGTGAACACGGTGGTGGTCGCCGGTGGACCACGGCTGGGCGACCTGCGGGCCGGGACGATGGCCGCCGGTCTGGGCAGCGGGGTCGCCTGGATCGGCGGCGGGTTGGCCGCGGCGGTGTTGGCCGTGCTGCTCGCGGTCAGCTTCCCCGCCCTGGTCCGGTACCGGACCACCTCGACCGACGACACCCGACAGCCATAG
- the pdxH gene encoding pyridoxamine 5'-phosphate oxidase has product MTGDTAVPDVGPAGNAEEKGLSRTDLAVDWCTQFDRWFRDVVAAGLPEPTAMVLGTADATGRPSGRTVLLKRYDSEGYVFFTNHTSRKGVEALANPYASLVFPWFALGRQVTVTGRVVPLERAETEAYFASRPRGSQLGAWASPQSQVIPDRDYLVAREREAAERFAGTDPVPPPPHWGGLRVVPDMVEFWQGRTNRLHDRFRYRRDGQGAWVVERLAP; this is encoded by the coding sequence GTGACGGGAGACACAGCGGTCCCGGACGTCGGGCCGGCCGGGAACGCCGAGGAGAAGGGGCTTTCCCGTACGGATCTGGCGGTCGACTGGTGCACCCAGTTCGACCGTTGGTTCCGCGACGTGGTCGCCGCCGGCCTGCCCGAGCCGACCGCGATGGTGCTGGGCACCGCCGACGCGACCGGCCGGCCGAGCGGGCGCACCGTCCTGCTCAAGCGGTACGACTCCGAGGGCTACGTGTTCTTCACCAACCACACCTCGCGCAAGGGCGTCGAGGCGCTCGCCAATCCGTACGCCAGCCTGGTCTTTCCGTGGTTCGCCCTCGGCCGGCAGGTGACGGTCACCGGACGCGTGGTGCCGTTGGAGCGGGCCGAGACGGAAGCGTACTTCGCGAGTCGTCCGCGTGGTTCCCAGCTCGGCGCGTGGGCCAGCCCGCAGTCGCAGGTGATCCCCGACCGGGACTACCTGGTGGCGCGCGAGCGGGAGGCGGCCGAGCGGTTCGCCGGCACCGACCCGGTCCCGCCCCCGCCGCACTGGGGCGGTCTGCGGGTCGTACCGGACATGGTGGAGTTCTGGCAGGGACGGACCAACCGGCTGCACGACCGGTTCCGCTACCGCCGGGACGGACAGGGCGCCTGGGTCGTCGAGCGGCTCGCGCCGTGA
- a CDS encoding citrate synthase 2 has protein sequence MADFKPGLEGVVAFETEIAEPDRQGGSLRYRGVDIEDLIGQVSFGNVWALLVDGRFGPGLPPAEPFPVPVHSGDIRVDVQSAVAMLAPYWGLSQLLDISDEQAREDLARVSVTALSFVAQSARGLGLPAVPQKEIDKASTIVERFMKRWRGEPDPRHVKAVDAYFISAAEHGMNASTFTTRIVASTGADAAACISSGIGALSGPLHGGAPSRVLTMLEAVERSGDAEGYVKGVLDRGERLMGFGHRVYRAEDPRARVLRRTARELGAPRFEVAEALEKAALAELQARRPDRVLATNVEFWSAVVLDFAEVPAHMFTSMFTCARMGGWSAHILEQKRLNRLVRPSAHYVGHGPRKPQDVEGWRAIPHGV, from the coding sequence ATGGCCGACTTCAAACCGGGTCTGGAGGGCGTCGTCGCCTTCGAGACCGAGATCGCCGAGCCGGACCGCCAAGGCGGGTCGCTGCGCTACCGCGGAGTCGACATCGAGGACCTCATCGGCCAGGTCTCCTTCGGGAACGTCTGGGCGCTGCTGGTCGACGGGCGGTTCGGTCCCGGCCTGCCGCCGGCCGAGCCGTTCCCGGTGCCGGTGCACTCCGGCGACATCCGGGTGGACGTGCAGTCGGCGGTGGCGATGCTCGCCCCGTACTGGGGGCTCAGCCAACTCCTCGACATCTCTGACGAGCAGGCCCGCGAGGACCTGGCCCGGGTCTCGGTCACCGCGCTCTCCTTCGTCGCCCAGTCGGCCCGGGGCCTCGGCCTGCCGGCCGTGCCGCAGAAGGAGATCGACAAGGCGTCCACCATCGTCGAGCGGTTCATGAAGCGCTGGCGGGGCGAGCCCGACCCGCGCCACGTCAAGGCCGTCGACGCGTACTTCATCTCGGCCGCCGAGCACGGCATGAACGCCTCCACGTTCACCACCCGGATCGTCGCCTCCACCGGCGCCGACGCCGCCGCCTGCATCTCCTCCGGCATCGGCGCGCTCTCCGGCCCGCTGCACGGCGGCGCCCCGTCCCGCGTGCTGACCATGCTGGAGGCGGTCGAGCGCAGCGGCGACGCCGAGGGGTACGTCAAGGGCGTACTCGACCGGGGCGAGCGGCTGATGGGCTTCGGCCACCGGGTCTACCGGGCCGAGGACCCGCGCGCCCGGGTGCTCCGCCGCACCGCCCGCGAGCTGGGCGCGCCCCGCTTCGAGGTGGCCGAGGCGCTGGAGAAGGCCGCTCTGGCCGAGCTCCAGGCCCGCCGTCCGGACCGGGTCCTGGCCACCAACGTCGAGTTCTGGTCGGCCGTGGTGCTCGACTTCGCCGAGGTGCCGGCGCACATGTTCACCTCGATGTTCACCTGCGCGCGGATGGGCGGCTGGAGCGCGCACATCCTCGAGCAGAAGCGACTCAACCGGCTGGTCCGCCCGTCCGCCCACTACGTCGGCCACGGCCCCCGCAAGCCGCAGGACGTCGAAGGCTGGCGCGCCATCCCCCACGGCGTCTAA
- the serC gene encoding phosphoserine transaminase, with protein sequence MADVSTIRIPDEIKPADGRFGCGPSKVRPAAVSALADVATSYLGTSHRQKTVRDQVARLRRGLAEFFSLPEGYEVVIGNGGTTAFWEVAAFGLVRDRAQFASFGEFGAKFAKAVKEAPFLGEPTVRKSDPGSAPSLVAEAGVDVYATPHNETSTGVAVPIARVGGADPGSLLLVDATSGAGGLDVNVGETDVYYFAPQKCFGSDGGLWIALMSPAALERATEIKGSGRYIPAFLDLVTAIDNSRLEQTYNTPALATIFLAAEQTDWMNAQGGLSWAAKRTAESAGIVYGWAERSAVATPFVSDPALRSNVVATIDFADGVDASAIAKALRANGVVDTEPYRKLGRNQLRVALFPAVEPADVEALTASIDYVVERL encoded by the coding sequence GTGGCTGATGTTTCGACCATCCGGATTCCCGACGAGATCAAGCCCGCCGACGGCCGGTTCGGCTGCGGGCCGTCCAAGGTCCGTCCGGCGGCCGTGTCCGCGCTCGCCGACGTCGCGACCAGCTACCTCGGCACCTCGCACCGGCAGAAGACCGTCCGGGACCAGGTCGCTCGGCTGCGTCGCGGCCTCGCCGAGTTCTTCTCCCTCCCCGAGGGGTACGAGGTCGTGATCGGCAACGGTGGCACCACCGCCTTCTGGGAGGTCGCCGCCTTCGGTCTGGTCCGTGACCGGGCGCAGTTCGCCAGCTTCGGCGAGTTCGGGGCGAAGTTCGCCAAGGCGGTCAAGGAGGCGCCGTTCCTCGGTGAGCCGACCGTCCGCAAGTCCGACCCGGGCAGCGCGCCGTCCCTGGTCGCCGAGGCCGGCGTCGACGTCTACGCCACCCCGCACAACGAGACCTCGACCGGCGTGGCCGTGCCGATCGCCCGGGTGGGCGGGGCCGACCCCGGCTCGCTGCTGCTGGTGGACGCCACCTCCGGTGCCGGCGGCCTGGACGTCAACGTCGGCGAGACCGACGTCTACTACTTCGCCCCGCAGAAGTGCTTCGGCTCCGACGGCGGCCTCTGGATCGCGCTGATGTCGCCGGCCGCGCTGGAGCGGGCCACCGAGATCAAGGGCTCGGGTCGGTACATCCCGGCCTTCCTCGACCTGGTCACCGCGATCGACAACTCGCGGCTGGAGCAGACCTACAACACCCCGGCGCTGGCCACGATCTTCCTGGCCGCCGAGCAGACCGACTGGATGAACGCGCAGGGCGGGCTCTCCTGGGCCGCCAAGCGCACCGCCGAGAGCGCCGGCATCGTGTACGGCTGGGCCGAGCGGTCCGCGGTGGCCACCCCGTTCGTCAGCGACCCGGCGCTGCGCTCCAACGTGGTCGCCACCATCGACTTCGCCGACGGCGTGGACGCCTCGGCGATCGCGAAGGCGCTGCGTGCCAACGGTGTCGTCGACACCGAGCCGTACCGCAAGCTCGGCCGCAACCAGCTCCGGGTGGCGCTCTTCCCGGCGGTGGAGCCGGCGGACGTCGAGGCGCTGACCGCCTCGATCGACTACGTCGTCGAGCGGCTCTAA
- the sepH gene encoding septation protein SepH — protein MRPVRFVALSEDGQALVLADEVGRLLALPIDERVTHVLHAEPGAPPLTVATERAPDPIPSLSPRDIQARIRSGESAEDVARIAGVPVDRVLRYAGPVLQERAMLAQHARRTRLKGAEKPTPLAEVVNGRLAQHGIDTEKISWDAYRRDDGTWRIIATWPSGKATAQAIWDLDKTRQSVAPHDDMAQYLCAERPTPILGQELAPERGHALPGPSRAEPSRGGHGLPAPVERARPTRDPIRAGRDALLASLDRPLGSTSGRGLEPRTPAALGDQETPRQRAISGGAAALLGGGQGSAFDDDSDAPKEVPAVPSLAVLRPRRTGAPAAETTAETTGKPRKRLPSWDDVLFGSGPAARESS, from the coding sequence ATGCGCCCAGTACGCTTCGTCGCCCTCTCCGAGGACGGCCAGGCCCTGGTGCTCGCCGACGAGGTCGGGCGGCTGCTCGCCCTGCCCATCGACGAGCGCGTCACCCACGTGCTGCACGCCGAACCGGGCGCGCCGCCGTTGACCGTCGCGACCGAACGGGCCCCCGACCCGATCCCCTCGCTCTCCCCGCGGGACATCCAGGCCCGGATCCGCTCCGGCGAGTCCGCCGAGGACGTCGCCCGGATCGCCGGTGTCCCGGTCGACCGGGTGCTCCGCTACGCCGGCCCGGTGCTCCAGGAGCGGGCCATGCTCGCCCAGCACGCCCGGCGGACCCGGCTCAAGGGCGCCGAGAAGCCCACCCCGCTCGCCGAGGTGGTCAACGGCCGGCTGGCCCAGCACGGCATCGACACCGAGAAGATCTCCTGGGACGCGTACCGGCGCGACGACGGCACCTGGCGGATCATCGCCACCTGGCCGTCCGGCAAGGCCACCGCGCAGGCGATCTGGGATCTCGACAAGACCCGGCAGAGCGTCGCCCCGCACGACGACATGGCACAGTACCTCTGCGCCGAGCGGCCCACCCCGATCCTCGGGCAGGAGCTGGCCCCGGAGCGGGGTCACGCGCTGCCCGGCCCGTCGCGCGCCGAGCCGAGCCGGGGCGGTCACGGCCTGCCGGCCCCCGTCGAGCGGGCCCGGCCGACCCGGGACCCGATCCGGGCCGGCCGGGACGCCCTGCTCGCCTCGCTGGACCGACCGCTCGGCTCGACCTCCGGCCGGGGCCTCGAACCGCGTACCCCGGCCGCCCTCGGCGACCAGGAGACGCCCCGCCAGCGGGCGATCAGCGGCGGCGCGGCGGCGCTGCTCGGCGGTGGCCAGGGTTCGGCGTTCGACGACGACTCGGACGCGCCGAAGGAGGTGCCGGCCGTGCCGTCGCTGGCGGTGCTCCGGCCCCGGCGCACCGGCGCGCCCGCCGCCGAGACCACCGCCGAGACCACCGGCAAGCCGCGCAAGCGGCTGCCGAGCTGGGACGACGTTCTCTTCGGCTCCGGTCCGGCGGCCCGCGAGTCCTCCTGA